A single Salmo trutta chromosome 14, fSalTru1.1, whole genome shotgun sequence DNA region contains:
- the LOC115207686 gene encoding protein-arginine deiminase type-2 produces MIIHPRTLRIEYGKTTKVMCVVGTELTVNMDRSAPPSSKYFSVQCSPRVQYRITPPPPESGTLPTTLNGNTMLLITMDTASEVGNDSKLSVMYYGEKTEVLGKAVVHLTAVEISLDVDADRDGQVERNNPNKGSWMWGPNGHGAILLVNCDSERTYGKRRDSERAEVSRVSDLKDMSPMVLRTSGPAKLPEGYKLTMHISQGDAESVRVFGTRSTAGMHQTLKNLFYKSFVKDYPLVLGSEDLSTEVPYLGGNAEMNFYVEGLRFPDKDFEGLISISLSLLEPSSQGFPETPIFTDRVVFRVAPWIMTPNTLSPVEIFVCSTSDNYQFLKGMRRLVEHSGYKLKVCHEYMNRGDRWMQDEIEFGYIDSPHQRFPVVLDSPRDGELQDFPYDVLLGPDFGYVTRTAYDEEVSSLDSFGNLEVSPPVTINGKNYPLGRIIIGVAFPTATKGRNMTKVVQDFLWAQKVQEPIALFSDWLLVGHVDEFMTFVPAPDKKGFRLLLASPDAGYKLFRGLQNDGHGQAKMFDGLGAEEEITVDEILSDDKLRAENNYVQSCIDWNRDVLKRELGLDDDDIIDLPILFHVTEENRAVAYYPDMVNMIVLGKNLGIPKPFGPKVDGRCALEAEMTSLMEGLGLSCTYIDDFASYHKLLGEVHCGSNVRREPFSFKWWNLEM; encoded by the exons ATGATCATCCACCCTCGGACACTGAGAATTGAGTATGGAAAAACGACCAAAGTCATGTGCGTGGTTGGCACGGAACTTACTGTAAACATGGACAG GAGTGCCCCTCCTAGCTCCAAGTACTTCTCTGTGCAATGCAGTCCCAGAGTGCAGTACAGGATCACCCCACCCCCACCGGAGAGTGGGACCCTCCCCACCACTCTCAATGGTAATACAATGCTTCTTATCACCATGGACACTGCCAGCGAAGTGGGAAATGATAGCAAG CTATCGGTCATGTATTATGGAGAGAAGACGGAGGTGTTAGGGAAGGCTGTCGTTCACCTCACCGCTGTTG agatttcTCTGGACGTAGATGCTGATCGAGATGGCCAGGTGGAGAGGAACAACCCCAACAAG GGATCCTGGATGTGGGGGCCTAATGGCCACGGTGCCATCCTACTGGTCAACTGTGACTCAGAACGCACCTATGGGAAGAGGCGGGACAGTGAGCGTGCTGAGGTCAGCAGGGTCTCAG ATCTGAAAGACATGTCCCCAATGGTGCTGCGGACCAGTGGCCCTGCCAAGCTCCCAGAGGGCTACAAGCTGACCATGCACATCTCCCAGGGGGATGCAGAGAGTGTCAGGGTCTTCGGTACCAGGTCCACAGCAGGCATGCACCAAACACTGA AAAACCTGTTCTACAAGAGCTTTGTGAAGGACTACCCGCTGGTGCTGGGCAGTGAGGATTTGTCCACGGAGGTCCCGTACCTCGGGGGAAACGCTGAGATGAATTTCTACGTTGAGGGCCTGAGATTCCCTGACAAAGACTTTGAGGGCCTCATCAGCATCAGCCTCAGCCTGCTGGAGCCCAGCTCTCAG GGCTTCCCTGAGACGCCCATCTTTACAGACAGGGTGGTGTTCCGTGTGGCTCCCTGGATCATGACACCCAACACACTCAGCCCTGTGGAGATCTTCGTCTGCAG CACATCTGATAACTACCAGTTCCTAAAGGGAATGAGGAGGCTGGTGGAGCACAGTGGGTACAAGCTGAAGGTTTGCCATGAGTACATGAACAGAGGAGACCGCTGGATGCAG GATGAGATAGAGTTTGGCTACATTGACTCTCCTCACCAACGTTTCCCTGTTGTGCTGGACTCCCCCCGAGACGGAGAACTACAGGATTTCCCTTATGATGTGCTACTG GGCCCAGACTTTGGCTATGTGACGAGGACGGCATATGATGAAGAAGTGAGCAGCCTGGACTCGTTTGGTAACCTGGAAGTTAGCCCTCCAGTCACTATAAATGGAAAGAACTACCCTCTGGGCAGGATCATAATTGGAGTGGCTTTCCCCAC GGCAACCAAGGGCCGCAACATGACCAAAGTAGTGCAAGACTTCCTTTGGGCACAGAAAGTCCAGGAGCCCATTGCACTGTTCTCTGATTGGCTTCTGGTTGGGCATGTGGATGAATTCATGACTTTTGTCCCAGCTCCTGACAAAAAG GGATTCCGGCTGCTACTCGCCAGCCCCGACGCAGGCTACAAACTATTTAGGGGCTTACAGAATGACGGGCATGGACAAGCCAAAATGTTTGACG GTCTTGGAGCAGAAGAAGAGATTACAGTAGATGAGATTTTGAGTGATGACAAACTCAGAGCAGAAAACAACTATGTCCAG AGCTGTATAGACTGGAACAGGGATGTCCTTAAGAGGGAGCTGGGTTTAGATGACGATGATATCATTGATCTGCCCATCCTTTTCCATGTGACGGAGGAGAACAGGGCAGTGGCCTATTACCCAGACATG GTGAACATGATTGTGTTGGGGAAGAACCTGGGCATCCCTAAACCGTTTGGGCCCAAGGTGGATGGCCGCTGTGCCCTGGAGGCAGAGATGACCTCCCTCATGGAGGGCCTGGGACTCAGCTGCACATACATTGATGACTTTGCCTCCTACCACAAACTGCTGGGAGAGGTACACTGTGGCTCCAACGTCCGCCGGGAACCCTTCTCCTTCAAGTGGTGGAACCTGGAGATGTGA